Proteins from a genomic interval of Rubinisphaera italica:
- the serA gene encoding phosphoglycerate dehydrogenase, with product MLHRVLVTDNLSAAGLKVLEENPEIELVIKTDPKLSVEQLREELQDADGIVIRSGTTLTEEVLEGQSRLKAIVRAGVGVDNIDIPAATRQGIVVMNTPAGNTISTAEHTIAMMMAMARNIGPASASMREGKWEKKIFTGTQLAGKTIGVIGLGRVGLAVAQRCLGLEMRIVGYDPFISSERANEFGIELYRDLDEMLPKCELLTVHTTMTPETKNLINAERMAKMPKGARIINCARGGIIDEDALADAVESGHIAGAALDVFLQEPPKETRLVKLPSVLTTPHLGASTDEAQELVAVEASEIISGFLTRNEVRHAVNMAPVSASEMGGMKKYIDLAYRLGILLAQQTHGEGIRSAEIHYRGEAASKHTRLLTSSFSSGLLSIALGDRINIVNASMLAEERGIPISEETSKKAGDFSTMIVAEVTTDQGTLRAGGTMFGHEYLRLVLMDDYQLDAYLDGTMLIYRHRDVPGLIGLVGTVLGKNNINIAHMALGRETNQPGGDSVAVINLDSKPGQDVIDEILSNKDVTAVEIVQLPVAGAPLPWLGL from the coding sequence GTGCTACACCGCGTTCTGGTGACTGACAACTTATCTGCTGCTGGACTGAAAGTTCTGGAAGAGAATCCGGAAATCGAACTTGTCATTAAAACCGACCCCAAATTGTCGGTCGAGCAGCTCCGTGAAGAATTGCAGGATGCCGATGGGATCGTTATCCGCAGCGGCACGACGCTGACTGAAGAAGTCCTAGAAGGGCAATCTCGCCTCAAAGCGATTGTCCGAGCTGGTGTGGGAGTCGACAACATCGATATTCCAGCCGCAACCCGACAGGGGATTGTGGTCATGAACACCCCGGCTGGGAATACGATCAGCACAGCAGAGCACACCATTGCCATGATGATGGCCATGGCTCGTAATATTGGGCCAGCTAGTGCAAGCATGCGTGAAGGCAAATGGGAAAAGAAGATTTTCACCGGAACTCAATTAGCCGGTAAAACCATTGGTGTCATCGGTTTAGGACGAGTCGGCCTGGCAGTTGCACAGCGATGCCTGGGCCTGGAAATGCGAATTGTTGGATATGATCCGTTTATCTCCAGTGAGCGCGCCAATGAGTTCGGAATTGAACTCTACCGAGATCTCGATGAAATGCTGCCAAAGTGTGAATTGCTTACCGTTCACACAACAATGACCCCAGAAACCAAAAATTTGATTAATGCGGAACGCATGGCAAAAATGCCCAAAGGTGCACGTATAATCAACTGTGCCCGCGGTGGCATTATTGATGAAGATGCCTTGGCAGATGCTGTTGAATCCGGGCACATCGCAGGAGCCGCTTTGGACGTTTTCCTGCAAGAACCACCTAAAGAGACTCGACTGGTTAAACTGCCTTCTGTTTTGACGACACCGCATCTGGGTGCATCAACTGACGAAGCTCAGGAACTGGTTGCCGTGGAAGCCAGCGAAATTATTTCCGGATTCCTCACTCGCAACGAAGTTCGTCATGCAGTCAACATGGCTCCGGTTTCGGCTTCCGAAATGGGTGGCATGAAGAAGTATATCGATCTGGCTTATCGCCTAGGCATACTTCTGGCTCAGCAGACTCACGGCGAAGGGATCCGCAGTGCCGAGATTCATTATCGAGGTGAAGCGGCCAGCAAGCATACTCGTCTGCTGACCTCTTCGTTCTCTTCTGGATTGCTGTCGATTGCGTTAGGTGATCGGATTAATATCGTCAATGCGAGCATGTTAGCCGAAGAGCGTGGAATTCCAATCAGTGAAGAAACCTCCAAAAAGGCTGGTGACTTCTCGACGATGATCGTCGCTGAAGTGACCACCGATCAGGGAACCCTGCGAGCCGGTGGCACGATGTTCGGTCACGAATACCTGCGACTGGTGTTGATGGACGACTATCAACTCGATGCCTACCTCGATGGTACGATGTTGATTTATCGTCATCGCGACGTTCCGGGCCTGATTGGTCTGGTCGGGACCGTTCTGGGCAAGAATAACATCAACATCGCTCACATGGCTTTGGGACGTGAAACGAACCAGCCTGGTGGCGATTCCGTCGCGGTCATTAATCTCGACTCGAAACCGGGACAGGATGTGATTGACGAAATCCTTTCCAATAAAGATGTCACAGCTGTGGAAATCGTCCAGTTACCAGTCGCTGGAGCTCCATTGCCCTGGTTAGGCTTGTAA
- a CDS encoding BON domain-containing protein, which produces MSPNLVMAKGPFGLSNPFSSSRPSQAEAETSENNNQQVAEQIAAALTQAKLTGYDINIEYENGVATLSGMIQDEQQKLRAREVVQALPAVQSVDNKLGLINPTSNKAIQQTAFQAPTQQAAPAREAAGIEQAGFQAPTQAPFVSPIQQVAASQPADDKARNQEVANRIAYALRDSGVTGYDIEISYKSGIANLSGEVGNDQQRQYIYSVVSQVPDVASVNNQLQVTQAAPPVMQTAYQPTLVPGEAAPNQAPMPPAMAPGRAPGMAPPSPAPVGPGPAYGHAGPGPVNPVYNQPYLPKHAWPTTAAYPNSAAISYPTQYSASAFPYVGPFYPYPQVPLGWRSSTLEWDDGQWQLKFSPQTERWWWFMNPKNWD; this is translated from the coding sequence ATGTCTCCCAATTTGGTAATGGCGAAAGGACCGTTCGGGCTTTCCAACCCGTTTTCGTCCTCGCGTCCATCACAAGCAGAAGCAGAAACTTCGGAAAATAACAACCAACAGGTTGCCGAACAGATTGCTGCTGCTTTGACGCAAGCAAAATTGACCGGATACGACATCAACATCGAATACGAGAATGGCGTTGCCACTCTTTCCGGTATGATCCAGGACGAACAGCAAAAGCTGAGAGCACGAGAAGTTGTGCAGGCTCTGCCAGCTGTTCAAAGTGTGGATAACAAGCTCGGCTTGATTAACCCCACTTCAAACAAAGCGATTCAGCAAACTGCTTTCCAGGCTCCAACCCAGCAGGCTGCACCTGCTCGTGAGGCAGCTGGTATTGAGCAGGCTGGATTCCAGGCACCTACACAAGCACCTTTTGTCTCGCCGATTCAGCAGGTTGCAGCATCGCAGCCAGCTGATGACAAGGCTCGTAATCAGGAAGTCGCCAATCGCATCGCCTATGCGTTACGAGATAGCGGAGTTACTGGTTACGATATCGAAATCAGTTACAAAAGTGGCATCGCCAATTTGAGCGGTGAAGTCGGAAATGATCAGCAACGGCAATACATTTACTCTGTGGTTTCACAGGTTCCTGATGTTGCCAGCGTGAACAATCAGTTGCAGGTTACTCAGGCGGCTCCACCCGTCATGCAGACTGCGTACCAGCCAACACTGGTTCCAGGCGAAGCTGCACCAAACCAGGCTCCAATGCCACCAGCAATGGCTCCTGGTAGAGCACCAGGAATGGCACCGCCATCTCCTGCACCAGTCGGACCAGGGCCAGCTTACGGTCATGCCGGACCAGGACCTGTCAATCCGGTTTACAACCAACCTTATCTGCCAAAGCATGCCTGGCCAACGACTGCAGCCTATCCAAACTCTGCAGCGATCAGTTATCCAACTCAGTACTCAGCCTCAGCCTTCCCTTATGTCGGACCGTTCTACCCTTATCCACAGGTTCCCCTGGGATGGCGTAGCTCGACCCTCGAATGGGATGATGGCCAATGGCAGTTGAAGTTCAGCCCACAAACCGAACGCTGGTGGTGGTTCATGAATCCGAAAAACTGGGACTGA
- the purE gene encoding 5-(carboxyamino)imidazole ribonucleotide mutase, which translates to MNDISASPLVGIIMGSQSDWPTMEHASRFLSQFEVPHECRVVSAHRTPDAMFEYAKSAASRGIQVIIAGAGGAAHLPGMVASQTTLPVLGVPVKSRALSGLDSLLSIVQMPGGIPVGTLAIGEAGAKNAGLLACRILALSDADLKEKLEAFQKKQTETIAADSHIENASWEEA; encoded by the coding sequence ATGAACGATATCTCAGCCTCTCCACTCGTCGGAATTATCATGGGCAGCCAGTCCGACTGGCCAACGATGGAGCATGCGTCTCGGTTTCTCAGTCAGTTCGAAGTCCCTCATGAATGTCGTGTCGTCTCTGCTCACCGTACGCCTGATGCGATGTTCGAGTATGCCAAGTCAGCAGCTTCGCGGGGAATCCAGGTGATTATCGCCGGTGCAGGGGGAGCAGCTCACCTGCCGGGGATGGTTGCCTCTCAAACGACATTGCCCGTACTGGGAGTGCCGGTGAAGAGTCGAGCTTTATCGGGTTTGGATTCCCTGCTTTCGATCGTGCAGATGCCCGGAGGAATTCCTGTCGGCACATTGGCGATTGGAGAGGCCGGGGCGAAGAATGCAGGACTGCTTGCTTGTCGAATCCTGGCATTAAGCGATGCGGACCTGAAAGAAAAACTGGAAGCCTTCCAAAAGAAACAAACCGAGACAATCGCTGCCGATTCGCACATTGAAAACGCCTCATGGGAAGAGGCTTAA
- a CDS encoding 5-(carboxyamino)imidazole ribonucleotide synthase — protein MKRDQQVINPGATLGVLGGGQLGRMFAEAAHRLGYHVHTYSDEANSPCGQVAEREFVGAYDDIEAIREFARTVDVVTFEFENICSAAAQAIEEIVQVHPSGQVLHISQHRLREKSTLAEAGLPVTPFRPVRTSGELQKAIQELGTPSILKTASGGYDGKGQVTVPNADAAESAWKELGEVEAILEQRIDFKCEVSYIGVRDSSGNFTGCGPIRNEHVNHILDLSVFPDPEMASVAEEARAIAQGVLEKLDVVGVMCVELFVTNDDRLLINEVAPRPHNSGHLTINACASSQFDQQVRAICGLPLGEMTPLKPAAMVNLLGDVWEQGAPNWSAALERPSVSLHLYGKKEPRAGRKMGHLTAIGETSKSVVDTVIQARLSLQSK, from the coding sequence ATGAAACGGGATCAGCAAGTGATTAATCCGGGTGCGACGCTTGGCGTTTTGGGGGGTGGTCAATTAGGTCGCATGTTCGCCGAGGCCGCCCATCGGCTCGGGTATCATGTCCACACCTATTCCGATGAAGCCAATTCTCCGTGTGGTCAAGTCGCAGAGCGGGAGTTTGTTGGGGCTTATGACGATATTGAAGCCATCCGTGAATTTGCACGTACAGTCGATGTCGTGACATTTGAATTTGAAAACATCTGCTCCGCTGCCGCTCAGGCGATTGAAGAAATTGTCCAGGTCCACCCCAGTGGACAGGTTCTGCATATCTCACAGCATCGCCTCCGAGAGAAATCGACATTGGCCGAGGCCGGATTGCCCGTCACACCATTCCGGCCTGTACGCACTTCCGGAGAACTACAAAAAGCGATTCAGGAACTCGGGACACCCTCGATCTTGAAAACCGCCAGCGGTGGTTATGACGGAAAAGGACAAGTCACGGTTCCTAATGCAGACGCAGCTGAATCTGCCTGGAAAGAGTTGGGGGAAGTCGAAGCGATTCTGGAACAGCGAATTGATTTCAAATGTGAAGTCTCCTACATCGGAGTGCGGGATTCTTCAGGAAACTTCACTGGCTGCGGTCCAATTCGTAACGAACATGTCAATCACATTTTGGATTTGTCAGTCTTTCCCGATCCCGAGATGGCTTCTGTTGCTGAAGAGGCCCGTGCAATTGCTCAAGGGGTTCTCGAAAAGCTCGATGTGGTCGGCGTGATGTGTGTCGAACTTTTTGTGACCAACGATGATCGTCTACTGATCAACGAAGTTGCTCCCCGTCCACACAATTCCGGGCATCTCACCATCAATGCCTGTGCCAGCAGTCAGTTCGATCAACAGGTCCGAGCCATCTGTGGTTTACCGCTCGGTGAGATGACTCCCTTAAAACCAGCAGCCATGGTTAACCTGCTGGGCGATGTATGGGAACAGGGAGCCCCGAACTGGTCCGCTGCTCTGGAGCGGCCCAGCGTTTCGCTCCATCTGTATGGAAAAAAGGAACCAAGAGCAGGGCGAAAAATGGGACACCTCACCGCTATTGGTGAGACTTCGAAATCCGTTGTGGATACGGTCATCCAAGCAAGACTATCTTTGCAATCGAAATAA
- the ald gene encoding alanine dehydrogenase — protein sequence MIIGVPKEVKSDEYRVAMLPVGVQELTRRGHQVLIQSGAGVGSGLPDDEYATNGAEIVPSADEVFANADLIVKVKEPMAEEWPMLRSGQIVFTYFHLAASRELTQALVETGIIAVAYETLEGSKGDLPLLTPMSEVAGRMSVQEGAKYLERPQEGRGILLGGVPGVAPAHIVILGGGIVGKNAAQIAAGFQADVVILDINVDRLRYLEDIMPPNVNTLFSDRHNLEEQLERADLVIGSVLVPGGRTPQLVTAEDLKRMKPGSVIIDVAVDQGGCVETSRPTTHSNPTYIIDDVVHYCVANMPGAVGRTSTYALCNVTFPYVAMIADGALQKKAGLSRAMKTAINIWEGKLTNKTVAEEFDIHHVDLSDV from the coding sequence ATGATTATTGGTGTCCCCAAAGAAGTGAAGTCCGATGAGTATCGTGTGGCGATGCTGCCGGTTGGTGTGCAGGAGTTAACGCGGCGTGGTCATCAGGTTCTCATCCAGAGTGGAGCCGGTGTCGGCAGTGGATTGCCCGATGATGAGTATGCCACTAACGGAGCGGAGATCGTTCCCTCAGCCGATGAAGTGTTCGCTAATGCCGATTTGATTGTCAAAGTCAAAGAGCCGATGGCGGAAGAATGGCCGATGCTGCGCAGTGGTCAAATCGTCTTTACTTATTTTCATCTGGCTGCCAGCAGAGAACTCACACAGGCATTAGTCGAAACGGGGATTATTGCCGTCGCTTATGAAACTCTCGAAGGCTCCAAAGGTGACTTGCCGCTACTTACTCCGATGAGTGAAGTCGCAGGTCGGATGAGTGTTCAGGAAGGTGCCAAATATCTCGAACGGCCTCAGGAAGGTCGCGGAATTTTGCTCGGCGGAGTTCCCGGCGTGGCTCCTGCTCATATAGTCATTCTCGGCGGAGGCATTGTCGGCAAGAATGCCGCCCAGATCGCTGCTGGTTTTCAGGCCGATGTCGTGATTCTCGATATCAATGTCGACCGCCTGCGGTATCTCGAAGATATCATGCCTCCGAATGTCAATACACTCTTTAGTGATCGTCATAATCTGGAAGAGCAGTTGGAACGGGCCGACCTGGTCATTGGCAGTGTGCTTGTTCCGGGAGGCCGAACTCCGCAGCTTGTCACCGCTGAGGATTTGAAACGAATGAAACCAGGCTCAGTGATTATCGATGTCGCGGTCGACCAGGGAGGGTGTGTTGAAACATCACGACCGACCACACATTCCAATCCGACTTATATTATTGATGATGTTGTGCACTACTGTGTCGCCAACATGCCCGGTGCAGTCGGGAGAACGAGCACGTACGCCCTGTGTAATGTAACTTTTCCCTATGTCGCGATGATTGCCGACGGAGCGTTACAAAAGAAAGCCGGGCTGAGTCGGGCGATGAAAACAGCGATCAATATCTGGGAAGGTAAGTTGACGAATAAAACGGTAGCCGAAGAATTCGATATTCACCATGTCGATTTGTCGGATGTTTAA
- a CDS encoding sugar phosphate isomerase/epimerase family protein — protein MRFGICQELFEGWSWERQCEFIANTGYTGVEVAPFTLASRANEVTDQERVRLVKVAQEAGLEIIGLHWLLAKTEGFYLTTSDADVQKQTADYFVELTRLCADLNGKVMVLGSPQQRSLLPGMSQKEADENAIRVLSQVLPVLEENKIVLCLEPLSRQETDYMITCAQAKVIIDHFQSPSIQLHQDVKAMSDESTSIPELIHQFKDVTGHFHANDVNLRGPGMGEVDFQPIFKALKETNYDGWVSVEVFDYSPGAEKIAIDSLEYMKRVWESC, from the coding sequence ATGCGATTTGGAATATGTCAGGAACTGTTTGAGGGTTGGTCCTGGGAGCGGCAGTGTGAATTCATAGCCAATACAGGTTATACGGGCGTCGAAGTTGCCCCGTTCACTTTGGCTTCACGAGCTAATGAAGTGACCGATCAGGAACGTGTCCGGTTGGTGAAAGTCGCCCAGGAAGCCGGGCTGGAAATTATTGGACTGCATTGGCTGCTCGCTAAGACGGAAGGTTTTTACCTCACAACCAGCGATGCTGATGTGCAAAAACAAACGGCCGACTATTTCGTGGAACTGACACGATTGTGTGCAGACTTAAATGGCAAAGTGATGGTGCTCGGCTCTCCTCAGCAGCGCAGCTTGCTTCCAGGGATGAGTCAGAAAGAAGCCGACGAAAATGCGATTCGAGTGCTCAGTCAGGTTCTGCCTGTCTTAGAGGAGAATAAAATTGTGCTCTGTCTGGAGCCATTGTCCCGACAGGAAACCGATTACATGATTACCTGCGCTCAGGCCAAAGTGATCATCGATCACTTCCAGAGCCCTTCGATTCAACTGCATCAGGATGTGAAAGCGATGTCGGATGAGTCGACGTCCATTCCCGAACTGATTCATCAGTTCAAGGATGTGACTGGCCACTTTCATGCTAACGATGTCAACCTGCGTGGGCCGGGGATGGGCGAGGTCGACTTCCAGCCGATCTTCAAAGCCCTGAAAGAAACCAACTACGACGGCTGGGTTTCTGTGGAAGTTTTCGACTATTCCCCAGGTGCAGAGAAGATTGCGATCGATTCTCTGGAGTATATGAAGCGTGTGTGGGAGAGTTGTTAA
- a CDS encoding cyanophycinase yields the protein MHLIFTTLIITLVLTTTAKGQEGDVSPKLVICGGGSMPDSVFQRFLKMAGPKPNLVVIPTASSRDLDPEKVQKLWRSRGFQDVFVLHTNNRNVASTSEFIEPLKTATAIWFCGGSQQRIADAYLNTLLEKEVYELIQRGGVVGGTSAGAAIQSRVMIASGSREPKISTGLDLLPGSIIDQHFLKRNRIPRLLVAIRAHPHLIGFGIDEGTALITQEGNAQVIGKSFVLRMESVEGMIQLDAYNNGEEVPLANR from the coding sequence ATGCATTTAATCTTCACCACACTCATCATAACTCTTGTCCTCACAACAACCGCGAAAGGTCAGGAAGGTGATGTTTCGCCAAAGCTGGTGATTTGTGGCGGGGGATCGATGCCCGATAGTGTATTCCAACGTTTTCTCAAAATGGCAGGCCCCAAACCAAATCTGGTCGTCATTCCAACTGCGTCCAGTCGCGACTTAGACCCCGAAAAGGTTCAAAAACTCTGGCGATCTCGCGGATTCCAGGATGTTTTTGTGCTGCACACAAACAATCGTAACGTCGCCTCAACCAGCGAATTCATCGAGCCGCTGAAAACGGCAACAGCGATCTGGTTCTGTGGAGGTTCACAGCAGCGAATTGCCGACGCCTATCTCAACACACTCCTGGAAAAAGAAGTGTACGAACTGATTCAGCGCGGCGGAGTCGTTGGAGGAACATCCGCAGGGGCCGCGATCCAGTCCCGTGTCATGATCGCCAGTGGAAGCCGTGAGCCAAAAATCTCAACCGGTTTGGACTTGTTGCCAGGCTCGATCATCGATCAACATTTTTTGAAGAGAAACCGGATTCCCCGACTGCTCGTCGCCATACGCGCTCATCCCCACCTCATCGGATTCGGCATTGATGAGGGAACTGCCCTGATAACCCAAGAGGGCAATGCCCAGGTTATTGGGAAATCGTTTGTGCTTCGAATGGAATCCGTCGAAGGAATGATTCAGCTAGACGCGTACAACAATGGTGAAGAGGTGCCGCTGGCGAACCGCTAA
- a CDS encoding HAD family hydrolase — MTQIKACLFDMGKVLVHFSHDVMLDQMAAVCGCEAAELKMLLFDSGLLLEYERGLHDEPQMHSNLETALKRQLDRIQLEDAAARIFEPNEEMIPLLQELRAAGIPLVLLSNTSRIHFEYIRNNFSLLEHFDHFILSYEVQTLKPDPEIYAHAVQAAGVSAEECFFTDDIMENIVAARECGIQAHLFEDAEQIRKVLHGLGLPISE, encoded by the coding sequence ATGACCCAAATCAAAGCCTGCCTGTTTGACATGGGAAAAGTTCTCGTACACTTTTCTCACGATGTGATGCTCGATCAGATGGCTGCTGTTTGTGGATGCGAAGCGGCCGAATTAAAAATGTTGCTATTCGATTCCGGCTTGCTGCTCGAATATGAACGGGGGCTGCACGACGAACCGCAGATGCATAGCAATCTTGAAACCGCTTTGAAACGTCAGCTCGATCGAATTCAACTCGAAGATGCGGCTGCTCGGATTTTTGAACCGAATGAAGAGATGATTCCCCTCTTGCAGGAATTACGAGCAGCAGGAATTCCATTGGTTCTTCTTTCGAATACGAGTCGCATTCATTTCGAATATATCCGGAACAACTTCTCGCTTCTCGAACACTTCGATCATTTCATTCTCTCTTATGAAGTGCAGACATTGAAGCCTGACCCGGAAATTTATGCTCATGCGGTTCAAGCAGCTGGCGTCTCGGCTGAGGAATGTTTTTTCACGGATGACATCATGGAAAACATCGTTGCTGCTCGCGAATGCGGCATCCAGGCACATCTGTTTGAAGATGCTGAGCAAATTCGAAAAGTTCTGCACGGTCTGGGACTTCCGATTTCGGAGTGA